The Phalacrocorax aristotelis chromosome 2, bGulAri2.1, whole genome shotgun sequence region CGCTACCCGCACTTCAGACTGCTTCCCTTCCACTCGGTGCTCCTGCCTCTTCACTCATTTTTCCATCAATAAAGTTCTCCTGCATCCCAACCTGTGAggtcttctcttccttctccttccaagACTCCTCCAACCTCACCCAGCACCAACCCCATGCAGAAGAGGCAGCGGGGTGGGAGGATTAGGGTCACAAGGCCTCCCCTAGGGATAGTACCACCACAGCCAATATCAGGAGTGCCTCTTGCCTGACAGGCATGCCAGCACCCTCCCACTCAAAAACACAGATACCCTGCCTGcctcacctcctcttcctcaccagcAAGCACTACTCGCACAGTCAACAACCCTCAAGACACTCACCTCTGATCAAGTTGGGCAGCTCTTGGGAGTCGAGGGAGGTTCTTGCTGACTCAGATCTAGACAACCTCATTCCAATTTCTAAAAAGAGGTGTGAGGGAAGACCCAGGAAACTCGAGTCCCGTTAGTCTAGCCTCAGCACCTgcaaaaattatggagaagctCCCACTGGATGTTGATGAATGCCTTTAAAGGACAGGCAGAAAAATCATCAGGACCAGACAACATGGGTCACTAAGTGAAGGTCCCACCTGACTAATTTCCTATCCTCTTATTATAAGCTCTCTTGTCTACAGGGACGAAGGGAAGGCCGTGGATGTAGTGTTTCAGGATTTTAGTAGGGCTTCTGATCGCGCCCCTCATAGCATCCTTCTGCACCAGTTGGCCAACTGTGAGATGAGCAGGTAGACGCTGCGCTGGGTGAAGGGCTGGCTCAACAGCAAGGCTCAAAGCGGGGGACAGTGAATGCGGTTACTTATGGGCTGCAACCCGTCGccagtggtgttcctcagggctccaTTCTAGGACCAATTCTGTTCAAGATCTTTATCAATGCACTGGATGAAGGAGTTGAAGGCACCATTAtcaagtttgctgatggtacCAAAGTGGGAGGTGCTGTTGGCTCTCCtgagggacaagaggccttgcagagggatctagagaGACTGGAGCATTGGGCAACCATCGCTGGCACGAAATTTAACCAGTGCAAATGCCGGCTTCTGCACCTGGCATGGAGTAACACTGGACACAAGGCcagactgggagaggagtggctggagagcagccctgcaggaaggggtctgtgggtgctggctgacagcaggcTCGAGGGGAGTCAgcggtgtgccctggcagccaagggggcAAACCCTACactggggtgcatcaaacacagcacacCCATCTTCCTGCAGGAGGTGATTATCCCGCTGTACGCAGGATTGCTGTGGCCTCCCCTCAagtcctgtgtgcagttctgggccccaccaCTTCAGAAGGATGTGAAAGACCTTGAATACAtgcagaggagggcaacaaagctggtgacaggCTGGAAGGCCCGTCCTGTGAGGGGCGGCTAAGGACAATGGGCTTGTCtactttggagaaaaggaggctgagggagaacctcattgctctctccAGCTTCCGGAGCAGGAAAAGGGGCGAGGGAGGtgctgagttcttctccgtgggatccagtgacaggatTTGTGGGAATGCTTCAAAGCCGcattcaggttcctcaggtggtcacaaacctgatctccccttacagtgggaggggctttaccCCCCTGGTCCCCATCCTGCGGTCCATATAGTCCAGATGGAGCAGCGAAGACTGAAGTCTTCAGTGAAGTCTTCttccagtgaagactgaggcagaaatctgttgagtacctcagccttctcctcatctcttGATAGATACTAGGTCACCATTCTTGTTCTTTGGGGGGGTACGCTCTCTTTAACCTTCCTTTACTGGTTGACATACTTACAGAATCCCTTCtggttattctttgcatcccttaccaaattcagctccagccacaccttggccctcctgaatccatccctacacaaccggTCTGTACggctgttttgtttctctctgtagAGTtgcttctctcacatattctcgCTCCTCTCCTCTGGCTCCTGTTGCGCAGCAGTTTTTccacttttcaaatatgttatcccagaagCACTACCACCGTCACTGCTTGTGCCGGCCTTTGCCTGCAGTGGATCCCTCTTAGAGCCAGGCGGCACTGGGTCTATCAGCCATGGGCAAGAGTCCTGTATGCTGTCGCAGAAGCCACCCTGTAGCCCCCAggccactaccaaaaccttgcaattgtcatggtttagccccagtcagcaactggtcaccacacagccgctcgctcactcccccccgtCACCTCTGGGAAGGGAGACAATTGGAAGAGACACAGTAAGAAATCCcatgggttcagataagaacagtttaataattgtaATAAGACAGTAATGGTAATAGTAATAAAAGAATATCATTCAAAGGAAAGtaacaagagagaaagagagaggtgaaaccttgggaggatgggggaaaaaaccaaagaccAAGTAATGCAAAGCATACCACCTACCAAACATCACCGCAGGTCCACGAGCTGAGATTGTAGCTGCAACTGGCCATCTTCCCCAGTCAgactgggcatgatgtcatatgagatggaatattcctttggtcacTTTGGATCAGCTATCCTGGCAATGCCCCCTCCCCTCTTGGCTTCTtgggcacccagcagagcacgagaggctagaaaagtccttgactagaaAAAccactacctagcaacaactaaaacatcagtgtcttATCAACGCTGTTCTTATAGTAAGCGCAAAGAACCGCACTACGCGACTTGCAGTGAGGAATATTAACTcgatcccagctaaaaccatggtAAAATGCAATCCACATGGCTACAACCTCACAAgcagaagggccaccaagacacTCACAGAGCAAACCCAACGGGTAAGGCCACGCCTAAAGACTGCCTTAGCGACATGGTATCATAGCCAGCAGAGACCAAGTGCCATGGAAGGGGCAGCACCTCATGCCTGGCACACCTCAAAGAACAGACCAGCCTTCCACGGCGGTGAGGAAATGGTGCCCCATCTTCACAACGCACCCACAAACCACATCACACAAGTGCCATCACTTGACCTCACTGATGACACCCAACCTCCGCCACGCTTTGGTCATGTCTTCCAAATGCGATGACAAGCACCTTCCATTCAACTCCTACCAAATACTAACTCTCGCTTAAAAGCTGCCGCCAGGGTCAAGAGGACACGTcctcaggaggagaggaaaggaaaagggagcgTTGCGGGAAGGAATCCACACCCCACCTCATTACCTCCCAGCCTCTGGCATGTAACAGCCACATGCTGCAAAACACCATCATGCACAAATGCTGTCCCGCCCCTCAGGGACCAGCATAAAAGCCGGCCCAGCAcctctctccctcacacacGCTCCTCACACCATCTCCTCCATCGTCAACAAGGTGAGCCTgaacccccttcccctccttctcctgaCCCACTTCATCCGGCTCTTCCAGCACGCTCTTCCCCCTGCATCAGCAGCCCTGACGCCTCCCCACCGCGACGCTACCCACAGCCACACAACACAACTCCACGCTCCCTCGCCTTCCTGCAACATTGCCCCATGCACCCCCATGCCCCTACGCTTTGTCAACACCCTCTCTTCCAGGGACCCTCCACACCACACACATGGCCTGCTACGACCTCTGCCGCCCCTGCGGACCCACCCCACTGGCTAACAGCTGCaacgagccctgtgtcaggcagtgcgaGGACTCCCTCGTCGTCATCCAGCCCTCCACCGTGCAGGTCACCCTGCCAggacccatcctcagctccttcccacagaacaCTGCTGTTGGATCCTCTTCATCGGCTGCCGTGGGCAACATCCTCGGCTCCCAGGGAGTGCCCGTCTCCTCCGGCCGCTTCGGCTACGGCTATGGCTTTGGAGGCCTGGGCTGCTACGGTGGCATAAGGGGCTGCTACCCCTGCTAAGGGCCCCTCACGTGGCACCTCCAGGCTCTTGCTGCCACGTGGACCTGCCCTCCACAGCTCTTCCTCTCAAGGCACCAAGcaaggaagcagggaaggggccAACCCAGCCTGCCTGACTACATGACCCACACACCTCCTCGTCTTGTCCTACTCCCTTTTTTGCATCGCCCCTTCTGTTATCTCCTGTACTCACCGATGCAATCACTTGCTCACAAGGTAAGGACCAACGGGGACCTCCGGTGTGCAAGGCTCGAAAATCTTGCTTCTCTGGCAAAATGTCTCTCACACACGGCACTACGGCTGATGGTCGATCTACTTGCACCTCAGACCACTTCCCTTCCACTCGGTGCTCCTGCCTcttcactctctttttttccaacaaTAAAGTTCTCCTCATCCCAGCCTGAGatgcctcctcttcccttcttcacCCAAGGCTCCTCCAACCTGACCCAGCACAAAACCAGGCCTCAAGTTGCCTTTGGGGTGGGTGGAAAAGGGTCACAAGACCTGTCCTAGGaattgtgccagctggcacaaagATAAGTCTGTACAGGCCGTCACCGTGAGTGAGAAAGGGCCACAAGGCCTCTCCTACGAACACCACAACCAGCAACAGCACAGACTGGCACCTGGGGGCTGCTGGAATATGACATAAGCACTTTACAAGAAGGGCTGGCTGGAGTAGGTCGTCCAGGACCATGGCCACTCACGTGTCCACTATctctaaggatggagactccagcAACTCTTCCACtctttgaccaccctcacactGAAGAAGGCTTGCCTTCTTCGCCCATGGAATTCCACTTGTGCCGTGGGCCTCTTGTCCTGCCACTCATCACAAGCCTCTGGTGCGCAACCCTTCAAGGAATTctagaatagaatcattaagtttggaaaagacctcta contains the following coding sequences:
- the LOC142054053 gene encoding feather keratin-like, with amino-acid sequence MACYDLCRPCGPTPLANSCNEPCVRQCEDSLVVIQPSTVQVTLPGPILSSFPQNTAVGSSSSAAVGNILGSQGVPVSSGRFGYGYGFGGLGCYGGIRGCYPC